Genomic window (Eubalaena glacialis isolate mEubGla1 chromosome X, mEubGla1.1.hap2.+ XY, whole genome shotgun sequence):
ccatattcctctctccccccacccccattttcccTAATTCgctctttttacttttctgtatttggCAGGCTGGTTATATTTCTTGGTCTAGGAGGAGTGGTGTCTTGAAGGAGACGACCTATGCATCCCAGCACTCCACTGTCCTTTTGTCACCAGAGCTCTATGCTCTCGTGTTGCCCCCCTATGGGGACCACGTGGtcccttctgttgtggcaggctgactgGCGTGGGCAGCCTGGTAGGCATGGCTGGCCCCTGGTCTGCTTGGTTGCCGGGCCTtgccttgtgcagaggctgctgATCACTGGTGGCCGGGGCTGGGGCATGAGGTGTCTGGCTGCTGAGACCTGGCTGGTCCCAGGCctggtgctggcccactggtgggtggagcagTGTTCTGGGATGGGTGGTTACAGGGCCAAGGGTTCTCAAATCTAGTGTCAGCCTGCTGTTGGCTGGGGCTCTTTCGTGACATAGCTGGTGGCGGGGTCCAGGGTGCCCTGAAGcaggtgttggcctgctggtctGGAAATCCAGGGCCTAGGGGGTCCCAGGTCTGCTGCTGGCCTGCTGGGGGGTGGGCTTAGATCTGACATGGCAGGCTGCAGGGCTACAGTGGTCCTGGGGCTGGTTCCTGCTCCCTGGTGCGTACAGCCCGATCCTGGGGCTAGTGTCAGACCACTGGTGGATGGAGCTGTTTCCTGGGGTCTCTGGTTACAGAGCCTGGTGTGCTGGAAGAGATGCCAGCCAGCTGGTAGGCAGACCTGGgcccagggtctctggctgctGAGCCCTGGGGTTGCTGAAGTTGGTGTCGgcctgctggtggatggggcaGGGTCTGGACAGCTGGCTGCAGGGCGGAGGGTCCCGGGGCTTGTTCGCCCACACAGGTGGTTGGAGCAACCTCCTGGGTGCTCTGGTGGCAGGCCAGGTCCTGGTAGGCTGGGGCTCAGAGGGTCCTAAAgcagctggcctgctggtggTGGAGCTGTGTCCATGCTCACCTAGCGgcttggcctgaggcttcccagTCCTGATGCCAACAGGTTGGTGGGCATGGCTGAGTCCCCTTGCCAATAAGGTAGAGGGAGGcctccaaaatggcacttgccagcgGGAGCGTCCTTGTGCTACAACGAGCGCCTCCACGTGGCTGCCACCAGTATCCATGCCCCAGGGTCAGCTCCAGCCACTCACTTCCTCCGCAGGAGGCTATCTGTGATGAGCAGGTGGGTCTGACGCAGactctttcaaattactgcttctgcacAGGGTCTTGGAGCAGGTGAGATTTGGTGTGCGTACTTTAAGAGGGGAGTTTCTGGCCCCCAAGTTTAGGGTCTGTAGTTCCACACCTGGGCTGTCCAGTCATTAGGCACATCTAGCTATTGACATTTAACTTTAAGGTGTTTTAAGGTAGAAGTCCAGGCCCTGGGACACACTAACCACGTGTCAGTACTCAACAGCGCTCTCATGTGGCTACTGGTGCCCTATTGACAGGGCTGGCAGGACCTATGGTTCCCAAAGTGAGAATGCTTCCCCCAGGAGACACGATAAGGGTCCTCCTGACCTATAAGCCGCGGTTCCCACCTGGGCACTGTGGGCTCCTCTCCCGAGAGGCTCAGGTGCCAGTTCCCCATCCCCGAGTCTGCTCTCCACCTGGCCAGGCCCTACCacgtggggaagggaaggggacagAAGGCTTGTCCCCGGAAGGAGGCTAGTGGTGAGAGGAGTGCAGGGTCCTCATGGGGTTCTCGCTTGCAGCTCAGCTCCAGGCTCCTAGGCTGCATCCCTGCCCCCTGCTCCCAGGGATCTCGGCCCCTCCTGGGTCCCTCTGGATGTACCACCCCTAGGACACCTTCTGCACTGCCCAGAATCCACAATTTTTCCGCaccaatgtattatttttatttaagtggaAAGTTTCTTCTGTCTTTGTATTTAAGACAGTGATTTAAACaccatcttattttaaaatatttgtaggtTTACATAAAGGATCCCAGATTCCCTGCAGGCAGCTGCCAGGAAGCAGAGGAAGACAACATATGGGCCAGGACTTGGAGTGAGTCTCTCCCCTGCAATGCTGTGTACTAGGTGCTCAACAAAAAGCAGCTGCTATAACTTTGCGTTGACAAAAATTCCGTTCATTAGGTGGAGGAGCTTCCGACAAAGCCAAATGTGCCTTGAATCTGCAACTACTTCTAGTCGCTACTCTGTGACGGGTACTTTCTAATACAAGATCCCATTTACTTTCCAAGGCTCTTGTGAATGTCAACAGGGAGGGCTCCCCCTATTCCCTCCAGAGCAcctcctgcccttccctctgcaaTCAAGCCCGTAGTCTCAGCAGGCTGAGGATGTGCCCCTTCCTCCTCATGCAAGGACACATCTCAGCCTGGGAGTCTCAGCTGCCGCCACACGACGGAACGTGCCTGAGCACCGGCACAGCTGCCCTCGGGCACCCTGACAGCCGCGACCTTCCTGTGGGGCAGGGACCAGACACCAGACTGTGGGAGGAGGGCTAGTTAGTTTCCTTGGTAACATCCCGCTAGGATATCCACAGGAGCCATCCTTCACCTCCAAGGAGGATTCTGAGATGTGTGGAATTCAGCTTCACTCGGTGTTTTTGCCGCCATGGTTTCTATGACCATTCGTCATCTAAGGCTTTGGGGTCTGACCACCTAGGAAAGCTGATCCATCAGTTTAAGTGTCCAGCAGCCACTTTCAAAGAAGACTCCCCATTAAAATCCTACCAACAATTCGGGGGTGGTTACCAAAGCTGCTTCAACTGTATACCCCAAGGCTGAGTAAATTGTGAGCCAAACCAAACTCCACTCACCCCTCCCCATTTGGAAGATGTTGAGCGTATTTAGGCGCAGGCAGAATAACCAGGACTCTGAGGGTCTCTGCCCAAAGTGCACCTTCTCTTCCTGCCCCAGAAGATTTATCCACGACAGAAGAGGAACTTCTAATTTGCATGTCCCATTTCAGATTTTCTTCTCACCCCTAAGATGCCCTCTACAcgcctgctgctgccaccacccagcTTCATCACCATCACCTCCCACAGAAGGAATCCCCGCTTCCCAAAGGCCCAAACTGCCCTGGCTCGGGGCACGTGCCCTCCAGGGCCCGCTCCTGGAGCCCCATCGCCTCGTCCCATGTTGACTTGTTCTGTGGGACTTTTAGGGGACGTCTCACCACGTTCCTCATGTGACTGCGGCTCCTAGACCATCACTCTAGGTGTGGGTGTGTGCTGCTTTTCCTAGTGTCCCCACTACTAACACAGGCCCTTCCAGAGAGCAGAGGCTCCGTGGAGGTCTGCGGAATAAACAAGCCAGTGAGCAGGGGCCTTATTGACTCAGATTAATTTTCAGCTATTTCTTAAGTAAACCACGCTAATctgatatttacatatacatatatgtatgcatattagTTTTGGAAAATGACAGATGAGAAGGCACAAGAAGTAAGAATTAACTAACTTGtacttgtatttctctttttcttgaccTCATCAATTGTATTctaaagttcttttttatttccaagaGTTTCATCTTCCAATGCCATGTTATCTTGTTCAGGATCACAAAATAACATGGGAATCTTACAGTTTGCTTTACACAATAGCAAAACTCTTGTCGTTGAACACAATTAGTGCAAATACATGTGTGATCAATGTCATTCATAAACTTAGATACCGAAGCTTATTAagccttcttttaaaaagaacaatatttgaaaaattcctaaagaaaacagagatgaaatTCCATGTCAACATACACAACAGGAACCCAAAGATGCTACACACCGGGTTCCCCCGACTGCCCGGGCCCTCACTGCTTAGAAGGCTGACCGCTCCCTCTTCAAACTCAGAGTGAAGGATcagcctcccttcctgccccacgGGAGAAGCTGCTGGACGTGGGCCTGGAAGGAGCCTGGCTGCTGATCTGGCTCAGGCTCCCTCTTCCTCATCGCTCACAGCCTCTGCACACAGGGATGGGAAGGACCTGGGATCCCATCCACTGGCCCTGAGCAGATACTCCAGGACCTGCCACTTGCTGGCCTCCGCGCGGGCCCGGGGACCCCACAGGAACTCATAGCGGGCGGGGTCGCTGTGGGGCACCTGCCGGAACTCCAGGTGGCCCTCTTGCACCCACACtttggtgagcagctccctgACCTCACCATGGACGCAGTGCTGCCTGCCAGCACACAGCCCCTTGTTGCCAAGCAATCCCCAGACCTCCTCCTCAGGGGTGCGGTCACCGTCCAGGGTGATCAGGCCCAGGAGCAGCACCAGGAGGCAGGCCTTGGGCATGCTCTGCCCATCGCTCAGCACTGCATCACAGGTGAGGTCCACGGTGGACACCAGGACATAGATGTGCTCGCTGGGGTCCACCTCCTTCACGTCTATGCCAAACACCACCTGCATGCACTCGCAAGCTTGGCTGAAGACCACGGGGAAGTGGTCCCGATAGTCACGGAGGACCATATTCAGCATCTCCGCCTTGGAGATCGGCTCCTTGGCGCGATACTTGAGGAGCAGGAATGCCACCAGCTCAGCCATCAGCACAGTAAGTGCTTCCTGGGGCAAGGACTCGGCATAGGCGGAGAAGGAGGGGGCgacgggggaggaggaggacgagggggATGTGGCCTCCTCCCCCTCAGCCCCGCACAGCTGCGCCTCCATCGGGCCCTGGGCCTGGACTGGGTCCTGAAGGTCTGCCTCAGGCTGGCGCAGCTCACTCATCTCGACCAGGGACCTGATGACTGGGGTCGGGCCGCCGACGGGAGTCTGGGCAGGGGTGACAGATACGGACCACGGacctgggggagagagggggtgtGAGCGGCCTCGGTGGAGAAACGCACCCTGGGCAGCTCTGACAAAGGCCACTTACAGGGCTCGCCTGGAGGGGTGCCCTCGGGCCCACAGGGGCGCTCCTCCTGGGCGGCCTGTCCCCTGCCAACCTGAAGAAGGAAGCAAGGGGGCTCCTCAGGGTGCAGCCAGCACAGCCCCAGGTACCGACCGGGGCtgagaggggtgtggggaggtgcgGTGACTTGGGCCTTGTGGGGTCCCCTCTGTTCTGGGAGGGGGAGCCCCTGGGTGCACACTCAGGGCACGCACCTCACCTTGACTCCTGGCGCTGCCTGGGCCTCCTCTGCTCTGTGGCCTGAGGACACGTGCCTCAGACCTGGGCCTTCGCCTCCCGGTTCCTGGAGCCCCTGTAAGAGGAATGGAGGGCGCACCTCTTGTGTAGACTGTGGCACAGCCCTGGGCCCCTCGGTGCTGGCAGGAGGGGTGGGCCGGACTCTGTGAGGTCCCCCCAGTTCTGAGTTCTGGGGTGGGTGGTCCCCTCGGGGCGCGCTCGTAGTGCTCACCGTTCCCCTTAAGGGCATGGACCCTCCCCTTTGCGGGCCTGAGGGGAAACTCACAACAGGACCCCGAGTCTGAACAGAAGGCAGTGAGGGGGCCCCACATGTGGCCGCACCTGCCCAGGGCCTCCCGATGGTCCGAGGATGGGGACATGCTGGGTCCTCACCTCCTCCTCACATCCTGCCTGGCCTCCCAGCACTGACCACAGGGGCAGGTTTCTGTTCAGGCCCCTGTACCAGGGCTGGGGGTCTGCTCAGTCCTCCCTCGGGGTCCTGGGAGTCCACCCTCTGCGGACCTGAAGCCTCACCCCTCACACCAAACACCTGACCTCCCGAGGACCCTGAGCCAGAAGTCAGGAAACATCTCCTCTGCTGACCGTGCTCTGGCGCCTCCAAGACCCCCGCGGAAGGACAAAGGATCCCTCCCTGTGTGGGGGTCTAACGTCCTCGATCCTTCCTTCCTCGCGTGCAGGCTGGACTCTGGGCAGGACCTGGGACTGTCGCGTCTGCCAGTGTGACTCCCTGCTCCGTATACCAGGTCTCCAGTCTCTCAGAGACCCGGACGTCAGGAAGTCAGGACAGGCCTACTGTGCTCATCCCGCCCCGGGGCCTCCCAGGGCCACCTGCAAGGGCGGGGATCTGGTGGGTCCCTTTTGTCCTCCCTCAGGGTCCCCTCAGTCCTGCCTAAGGGCCCTAACCTTAGTCCACCAGGGACCTGACATTTTACCCTCTGTGCTCATGAGGCCCCGTCCCTTATCCCAGGTCCCCAGTATCTCTGAGACCCGGATGTCAGGAAGTGCTGCACGTGCTCATCCCGCCCTATGGCCTCCCAGGGCCAACGCTGTTCTGGGGTCCAGGGTCCCCTCAGTCCTCCCTCAGGACCCTCACCTTGACTGCACGCAGGACCTGGGATTCTCTCCTGTGCCCACCAGAGACCCCGCCCCTTATACCCGCTCCCCAGCCTCTCTGAGTCCCCGCCCCTTACACCCCCTCCCCAGCGTCTCTGAGACCCGGATGTCAGGAAGTGCTGCTGTGCTCATCCCGCCCTATGGCCTCCCAGAGCCAACGCTGTTCTGGGGCCTAGGTTCCCTTCAGTCCTCCCTCAGGACCCTCACCTTGAATGCACGCAGGACCTGGGATTCTCTCCTGTGCCCACCAGACACCCCGCCCCTTACACCCCCTGCCCAGCGTCTCTGAGACCCGGATGTCAGGAAGTGCTGCACGTGCTCATCCCGCCCTATGGCCTCCAACGGTCAAGTCTGTTCTGGGGTCCAGGTTCCCCTCAGTCCTCCCTCAGTGCCCTCACCTTGACTCCACGCAGGACCTGGGATGCTCTCCTGTGCCCGTCTGAGACCCCACCCCTTATACCCCCTCCCCAACCTCTCTGAGACCCCGCCCCttacaccccctccccagcctttcTGAGACCCAGATGTTAGGAAGTGCTGCACGTGCTTATCCCGCCCTATGGCCTCCAACGGTCAAGTCTGTTCTGGGGTCCAGGTTCCCCTCAGTCCTCCCTCAGTGCTCTCACCTTGACACCTCGCAGGACCTGGGATGCTCTCCTGTGCCCGTCTGAGACCCCGCCCCTTATACCCCCTCCCCAACCTCTCTGAGACCCCGCCCCTTACTCCCCCTCCCCAGCGTCTCTGAGACCTGGATGTCAGGAAGTGCTGCACGCGCTCATCCCGCCCTATGGCCTCCCAGGGCCAACGCTGTTCTGGGGCCTAGGTTCCCTTCAGTCCTCCCTCAGTGCTCTCACCGTGACTCCACGCAGGACCTGGGATGCTCTCCTGTGCCCGCCGGAGACCCCGCCCCTTataccccctccccagcctctctgAGACCCCGCCCCTTATACCCGCTCCACAGTCTGAGACCCTGACCCTTATACCCTTCCCTGCCTTCAGCCCTgggaggccctgaggcaggatgaGCACTTGGCAGCAAGTCTTGACTTATGTATCCAGGTCTCAGAGAGGCTTAGGAACAGGTATAAGCGGCTGGTCTCAGGTGTGCTATGGCCAGAATCCCAGCTCATGCGTGCAGTCAAGGTGAGAGCCCTGAGGGAGGACTGAGGGGACCCTGGACCCTAGAACAGCGTTGGCCCTGGGAGGCCATAGGGCGGGTTGAGCACGGGCAGCACTTCCTGACATCCGGGTCTCAGAGAAGCTGGGGACCTGGGATAAGGGACGGGGCCTCATGAGCACAGAGGGTAAAATGTCAGGTCCCTGGTGGACTAAGGTTAGGGCCCTTAGGCAGGACTGAGGGGACCCTGAGGGAGGACAAAAGGGACCCACCAGATCCCCGCCCTTGCAGGTGGCCCTGGGAGGCCCCGGGGCGGGATGAGCACAGTAGGCCTGTCCTGACTTCCTGACGTCCGGGTCTCTGAGAGACTGGAGACCTGGTATACGGAGCAGGGAGTCACACTGGCAGACGCGACAGTCCCAGGTCCTGCCCAGAGTCCAGCCTGCACGCGAGGAAGGAAGGATCGAGGACGTTAGACCCCCACACAGGGAGGGATCCTTTGCCCTTCCGCGGGGGTCTTGGAGGCGCCAGAGCACGGTCAGCAGAGGAGATGTTTCCTGACTTCTGGCTCAGGGTCCTCGGGAGGTCAGGTGTTTGGTGTGAGGGGTGAGGCTTCAGGTCCGCAGAGGGTGGACTCCCAGGACCCCGAGGGAGGACTGAGCAGACCCCCAGCCCTGGTACAGGGGCCTGAACAGAAACCTGCCCCTGTGGTCAGTGCTGGGAGGCCAGGCAGGATGTGAGGAGGAGGTGAGGACCCAGCATGTCCCCATCCTCGGACCATCGGGAGGCCCTGGGCAGGTGCGGCCACATGTGGGGCCCCCTCACTGCCTTCTGTTCAGACTCGGGGTCCTGTTGTGAGTTTCCCCTCAGGCCCGCAAAGGGGAGGGTCCATGCCCTTAAGGGGAACGGTGAGCACTACGAGCGCGCCCCGAGGGGACCACCCACCCCAGAACTCAGAACTGGGGGGACCTCACAGAGTCCGGCCCACCCCTCCTGCCAGCACCGAGGGGCCCAGGGCTGTGCCACAGTCTACACAAGAGGTGCGCCCTCCATTCCTCTTACAGGGGCTCCAGGAACCGGGAGGCGAAGGCCCAGGTCTGAGGCACGTGTCCTCAGGCCACAGAGCAGAGGAGGCCCAGGCAGCGCCAGGAGTCAAGGTGAGGTGCGTGCCCTGAGTGTGCACCCAGGGGCTCCCCCTCCCAGAACAGAGGGGACCCCACAAGGCCCAAGTCACcgcacctccccacacccctctcaGCCCCGGTCGGTACCTGGGGCTGTGCTGGCTGCACCCTGAGGAGCCCCCTTGCTTCCTTCTTCAGGTTGGCAGGGGACAGGCCGCCCAGGAGGAGCGCCCCTGTGAGGCCCGAGGGCACTCCTCCAGGCGAGCCCTGTAAGTGGCCTTTGTCAGAGCTGCCCAGGGTGCGTGTCTCCGCCGAGGCCGCTcacaccccctctcccccaggtCCGTGGTCCGTATCTGTCACCCCTGCCCAGACTCCCGTCGGTGGCCCGACCCCAGTCATCAGGCCCCTGGTTGAGATGAGTGAGCTGCGCCAGCCTGAGGCTGACCTTCAGGACCCAGTCCAGGCCCAGGGCCCGGTGGAGGCGCAGCTGTTCGGGGCTGCGGGGGAGGAGGCCGCATCCCCctcgccctcctcctcccccgtcGCCCCCTCCTTCTCCGCCTATGCCGAGTCCTTGCCCCAGGAGGCACTTACTGTGCTGATGGCTGACCTGGTGGCATTCCTGCTCCTCAAGTATCGCGCCAAGGAGCCGATCTCCAAGGCGCAGATGCTGAACATGGTCCTCCGTGACCATCGGGACCACTTCCCCGTGGTCTTCAGGCGAGCCTCCGAGTGCATGCAGTTGATCCTTGGCCTCGACGTGAAGCAAGTGGAAGCCAGCAATCACTCCTATGTCCTCGTCCCCACCCTGGGCCTCACCTGTGATGCAGTGCTGACTGATGGGCCGAGCATTCCCAAGACCGGCTTCCTGGTGTTGCTCCTGGGCCTGATCCTCCTGGAGGACGACTTTGTTGCCCCTGAGGAGGAGGTGTGGGGAGCACTTAGCAAGGTGGGTGTGTGTGCCGGGAGGCAGCACTACATCTATGGGGAGCCCAGGGAGCTCCTCACCAAAGTGTGGGTGCAGGAGGGCTACGTGGAGTACCGGCAGGTGCCCCACAGCGACCCCGCCCGCTACGAGTTCCTGTGGGGTCCCCGGGCCCACGCGGAGGCCAGCAAGTGGCAGGTCCTGGAGCATCTGCTCAGGGTCAATACCTTGGATCCCACGTCCTTCTCATCCCTGTGTGCAGAGGGTGTGAACGATGAGGAAGAGGGGGCCTGAGCCAGAGCAGCAGCCAGGCTCCTTCCAGGCCCAGTTCACTGGTAGGAAGTGAGGTTGGTCCTTCACTCTGAGTTTGAAGAGGGAGCAGTCAGCCTTCTAAGCAGTGAGGGCCCGGGCCTGTCGGGGGAACCCGGTGTGCAGCATCTTTGGGTACCTGTTGTGTATGATGACATGGAATTTCGTCTCTGTTTTCTTTAggaatttttcaaatgttattcGTTTTAATGGAAGACTAAACAAGCTTCAGTCTCTAACTTTGTGAATGACATTGATTAGAATGTGTTTATAATTACCCAGTTTAAGAACAAGAGTTTTGCTCTTTTGTAAAAGAGATTGGGAAATCTCCCATTTCATTTTGTGACCCTGAAGCAGATAACATGGAATTGGAATCAAAACTGCTCTGGAAATGTGAAAGCACTTAGCAGTAATATAGATGggggaagaattagaaaaataaaagtaatcgtAATGAGTTTTTGCTTCTTATCCTCCTTGTCTGTCATTCTGTAAAACTAAGCTATCTCTGTTTAGTTGGTTTTGCACGGTGATTTACAAAAGTATGAAAAAATTGATTTGAGTAAGTAAGCCCCCTGCTCTCTGGCTTACTTATTCGGCAGACCTCCACGGAGCCTATGCTCTCTGGAAGGGCCTGTGTTAGTAGCGGGAACACTACGAAAAGCAGGACACACCCACACATAGGGGGATGGTCTAGGAGCCGCAGTCACATGAGGAAGGTGGTGAGACGTCCCCCAGGTCCCACAGAACAAGTCAACATGGGACGAGGCGGTGGGGCTCCAGGAGCGAGCCCTGGAGTGTAAGTGCCCCGAGCCAGGGCAGTTTGGGCCTTTGGGAAGCGGGGCTTCCTTCTGTGGGAGGTGATGGTGATGAAgctgggtggtggcagcagccagACCTGCAGAGGGTGTGTCTTGGGTTTGGGGGGAAAGTCTGAAATGGGACAGGGCTGTGAGGTGTCCTTCTGGATCACGGATAAACCTGAGAGAAATCTCATACtcgggcaggaaggaaggggtcTGGCTCTTGTCGCATTGCTGTTGACCATAGTGAAGAAGTAGGTGTTATATATGCAACATCTGGAGAAGTGCGGTCACACTCCCTTGACGTGATGCCCAGAAGTCCGTGGACAGGCCCTCTTTTCCCTGTTCGGGGGGGAACCAGAACCCAAGGTGTTAATTAGCTTTAATCATTATCGTGACTGTAATTTGGCAATTGTAATCAAGGACTCGATGTCTGGTGGGGCTGAAATGAAGCAAAGGAATGGTTTGGATGGAAGAGCATCTGGGAGGGATGCAAAGCCTTGTTCCTTGATTCTATTTCCTGGAGCTTCGTGTTGTATCCCGCTGGGAACACTCCTCCGCACCCGAATTTAACACATCCTCTATTTGGGAAAATTTACTTAGTTTTATTTATGAAACATCTTGTTTGGCTGATTAGCTTTTCCACATCCTATTGAGCTGCATATTCTCTGACATGACAGGGACAAGAAAACGCCCAACCAAaggccagaggagagaggggaagggtctGTGATCCAAACAATATGAGAAATAAGTGCCAATCATCAACGTTCCCACAGACGCCAGGTCCTGTGAGCTGCTTTACGAAGCTCACACGCATCCCTGCAGCCCTACAAGACACGGCTCGTCACACCCACTCGCTTCACAGGTGAAGAACCTGAGGCCACGGGGCTTGGGAATCTTCCCAGGATCACGTGCTGCTAAGTGACGGGGTGGGGACCAGAGCCCTGGTCTGAATTCCTCTCGAGCCCACgctgctcccacccacccccggcCCGTGGCCGACCTTCTGACTGGTGACTCATTGCTCTTCTCAGTGCTACACGGTGTCTTTCAGTTGACAAAAAGCAGGCCCAAGAAAGGAAGGTGCCAAGGAGAAGCAGAGGCAGTGTGGGGCTTGTCTGTGGTTTGCTGAGATCCGCCACTGCCAGGTGCCGGCATTTCTGTCCAGTGCCGCCACCTTCCCGCGTGACGGCGCCCCGTCCCTGTTCCTGCCCTGGGGCCCTCCTGCCCAACGGGAGCCCGGCCTGCTGAGCTGCTCGTGGCTGagccatggggagggagggactgaGACTGCCTGGGACTGACTGTAAGGCCCCAGTGCCTACCGGAATAAGGCCCCTCCAGGAGCCTCCTCAGATACTGGAGGGAAGTTAATGCTGGCAGACACCCCGAGACCCTGGCGGCAGCGAGGGAGGGGAGCGGCTGGAGGGCCTCTGGGCTGGGGGCATCAGGGCGCGGAAGCCAAGGGCAGGGGCCGCAGGGCGAGGCTGGGAAAGGCAGGCCTTGGACGTCACCAGGGCTTGTGCCTGCCCAACTGAGGGGTCCCGAGACCCGGCTGACAAAGACCCCCACGGTGCCACACAAACCCACTGCCGGGGCCTGGCTGgcacctgggagggagggggaccagGAAGGAGGCAGCTCCTACGGGACCCAGGGGGCGAGGGAGGGCCCGAGGAGGGGGGCAGCAGGCAAGGCCACACAGGCAGGCCCGCCCAAGGAGGCCCCAGCCTTCGGGCCCCTTCTGACGGCCTCCACCGAAATTCGCAGCCTCCGAGGTCATGTCCCTACAGGAGGAACTGACCTGAAAGAATGCTTTGTAAACCACTTTAGAAGCACAAAGACCAGGGAGCAGGCCCGAATCTAGGCCTGGGAGCTCCATCCAGGATGCCGGTCCTTAGGCTGAAAGGCACCTCGGGAGGTCCTCTTCCACACCCTCTTAGCTCTCCCCTTTCAGAAATAGGGCAGTGGCGCTCACAGAGGGCAGATGACCCtgcttagtggcagagctgggacagggACCTAGGATCCTCGCAGACGGGCCTTTCCAAGATGCCACTCTGTCCCCTCCACAGTGACTATGAAGGACAAAGTCGCCCACAACGGCCAGAGAACGCGCATCACCAAACCCACCATCCTATCCTCCCACCTGCGGTGAAGACGGACGACTCTCATTCAGGTTTCAGCGCGTCTGACACCCAGACCCTCATCTATTTCCAAATGCACGTGGATGGGGGCTTCC
Coding sequences:
- the LOC133082574 gene encoding melanoma-associated antigen 10-like, encoding MSELRQPEADLQDPVQAQGPMEAQLCGAEGEEATSPSSSSSPVAPSFSAYAESLPQEALTVLMAELVAFLLLKYRAKEPISKAEMLNMVLRDYRDHFPVVFSQACECMQVVFGIDVKEVDPSEHIYVLVSTVDLTCDAVLSDGQSMPKACLLVLLLGLITLDGDRTPEEEVWGLLGNKGLCAGRQHCVHGEVRELLTKVWVQEGHLEFRQVPHSDPARYEFLWGPRARAEASKWQVLEYLLRASGWDPRSFPSLCAEAVSDEEEGA
- the LOC133082573 gene encoding melanoma-associated antigen 10-like — protein: MSELRQPEADLQDPVQAQGPVEAQLFGAAGEEAASPSPSSSPVAPSFSAYAESLPQEALTVLMADLVAFLLLKYRAKEPISKAQMLNMVLRDHRDHFPVVFRRASECMQLILGLDVKQVEASNHSYVLVPTLGLTCDAVLTDGPSIPKTGFLVLLLGLILLEDDFVAPEEEVWGALSKVGVCAGRQHYIYGEPRELLTKVWVQEGYVEYRQVPHSDPARYEFLWGPRAHAEASKWQVLEHLLRVNTLDPTSFSSLCAEGVNDEEEGA